From Etheostoma spectabile isolate EspeVRDwgs_2016 chromosome 8, UIUC_Espe_1.0, whole genome shotgun sequence, a single genomic window includes:
- the LOC116693697 gene encoding ERC protein 2, with amino-acid sequence MLRLKEAQEDKDILIQKVAQLECLEQINQAEINRLAETVNILEPCAVQFQCLQDTSQAEINHLNEELNKRKLYLNQAHQDKDELRQKVARLEHNDKILQTKIINLLATVQDCEERENSLTKQNKTISDELARLESHTDKMQAEDNNLWAEIQDLQEKENILTEKNQSLSDEVALLESLKEKHQVKIEHLSEEVHDLQRRVREAQYVCKDKDEEISLQNRTNDKYLTEINKLRLALHGSQENEVFLKEQNESVTEKLAPLESLTVKQNEKIENLKKDLQALQYQVKDAEQSIFMKDEIITKQSHNLAYKNEDLEEINNLISNFKQTISDLEEQLETKQEDGILAGVENFQEEYRIGAKDKDSPDEQSNENLPEATLEEQSGEDPCRTTPEEKNDEIILGTPAAQAETRSWWGRCTKGTLKACWHVGLITGVMVIATMGVLTSTGNANCNAHCNCNLWDYVHSLLQPTCNGLPRLPYPF; translated from the coding sequence TGCTGCGTTTAAAGGAGGCTCAAGAAGACAAAGATATACTCATACAGAAGGTTGCTCAACTTGAATGTCTGGAGCAAATAAATCAAGCAGAGATTAACCGTCTGGCGGAAACAGTAAATATCTTAGAACCTTGTGCGGTCCAATTTCAATGTCTCCAGGATACAAGCCAAGCAGAAATTAACCACCTGAATGAAGAGCTGAATAAACGTAAGCTTTATTTAAACCAAGCTCATCAAGACAAAGATGAGCTAAGACAGAAGGTGGCCAGACTTGAACACAATGATAAGATACTGCAGACAAAGATCATAAACCTATTGGCAACAGTGCAGGATTGTGAGGAAAGGGAGAACTCTCTGACCAAGCAGAATAAGACCATTAGTGATGAACTAGCCAGGCTTGAATCTCACACAGACAAAATGCAGGCAGAGGACAATAATTTGTGGGCAGAAATTCAAGATCTGCAGGAAAAAGAGAATATCCTAACTGAGAAGAACCAGAGCCTGAGTGATGAGGTGGCCCTCCTTGAATCTCTGAAAGAGAAACATCAAGTAAAGATTGAACATCTATCTGAAGAAGTGCATGATCTTCAACGTCGAGTAAGAGAAGCTCAGTATGTTTGCAAGGATAAAGATGAGGAAATTAGCCTACAGAACCGGACTAATGATAAATATCTGACAGAAATAAACAAACTGAGACTAGCACTGCATGGTTCTCAGGAAAACGAAGTCTTTCTGAAGGAGCAGAATGAGAGTGTCACCGAGAAGTTGGCTCCACTTGAGTCcctgacagtaaaacaaaatgagaagATTGAAAACCTGAAGAAAGATCTGCAAGCTCTTCAGTACCAAGTAAAGGATGCTGAGCAAAGCATCTTTATGAAGGATGAGATAATAACTAAGCAATCCCACAACCTTGCTTATAAGAATGAAGATTTAGAGGAAATTAACAACCTAATAAGCAATTTTAAACAAACAATCTCTGATCTTGAAGAGCAGCTAGAGACAAAGCAGGAGGATGGGATACTAGCTGGCGTTGAGAATTTCCAAGAAGAATATAGGATTGGAGCGAAGGATAAAGACTCACCTGATGAGCAGAGCAATGAGAACCTCCCCGAGGCTACACTTGAGGAACAGAGTGGTGAGGACCCCTGCAGGACTACACCTGAGGAGAAAAACGATGAGATCATCCTGGGGACTCCTGCTGCTCAGGCTGAGACCAGAAGCTGGTGGGGTCGCTGTACTAAAGGGACACTGAAAGCATGTTGGCATGTTGGCTTAATCACTGGTGTTATGGTTATTGCCACCATGGGTGTACTGACAAGCACAGGGAACGCCAACTGCAATGCACACTGCAACTGCAACCTGTGGGACTATGTCCACAGCCTGCTACAGCCGACCTGCAACGGCCTTCCCAGGCTGCCTTATCCCTTCTGA